One window of the Georgenia soli genome contains the following:
- a CDS encoding aldehyde dehydrogenase family protein encodes MTTRIFNSIDVDQSGNPTVERRNPADSSDLVSVTVSSTAEETRDAIGKAAEAQVAWAATEPVVRGRILMDAAELLRQRQAAYARDLTREEGKTLPEAMGEVQRAIDVLRYYGSEAWRLGGTVFTSGFANTLPYTKREPLGVVGVITPWNFPIAIPSWKIAPALVTGNAVVAKPAELTPLSMKNLADALAEAGLPEGVLNVVYGGGRTVGSAIVSDERVRAVSFTGSTAVGQQIKRELDARGARVQLELGGKNALVVLDDANVEQAAAIAAAGGLGLTGQACTASSRVICTPGIYEEFVAALVRKTNEFVPGNGLDAGVRMGPVVSETQLATDLKALQSVRDAGGEFAAGGNEADGLFLAPSVVTGLPDDHEVNVEEVFGPLVSVLMAKDLDEAIEKANSTKYGLAASICTTSISNAQQFIDKIQAGVIKVNRATTGLDLNVPFGGVKESSTNTFREQGPVAIDFYTWSKSVYLGWD; translated from the coding sequence ATGACCACTCGTATCTTCAACAGCATTGACGTCGATCAGTCGGGAAACCCGACCGTGGAACGGCGGAACCCCGCCGACAGCTCCGACCTCGTCAGCGTCACCGTCTCCTCGACTGCGGAGGAGACTCGCGACGCCATCGGAAAGGCTGCCGAAGCACAGGTTGCCTGGGCGGCCACCGAACCGGTCGTGCGCGGCCGTATCCTCATGGACGCGGCCGAGCTTTTGAGGCAGCGACAGGCTGCCTACGCCCGCGACCTCACCCGTGAGGAGGGAAAGACCTTGCCCGAGGCGATGGGCGAGGTGCAGCGAGCGATCGACGTGCTTCGGTACTACGGAAGCGAGGCATGGCGCCTTGGCGGCACGGTGTTCACGAGCGGATTCGCGAATACTCTTCCCTATACCAAGCGGGAGCCGCTCGGCGTTGTCGGGGTCATCACCCCGTGGAACTTCCCAATTGCAATTCCGTCGTGGAAGATCGCGCCCGCGCTCGTGACTGGGAACGCCGTAGTCGCCAAGCCGGCTGAACTGACGCCGCTCTCGATGAAAAATCTCGCGGACGCCCTCGCCGAAGCTGGCCTTCCCGAAGGTGTGCTCAACGTTGTCTACGGCGGCGGTCGTACGGTCGGCTCCGCCATCGTCAGCGATGAGCGTGTCCGAGCGGTCTCGTTCACCGGGTCAACCGCTGTAGGCCAGCAGATCAAGCGTGAGCTCGATGCACGTGGAGCCAGAGTGCAACTGGAGCTTGGCGGAAAGAACGCGCTTGTCGTGCTCGATGATGCCAACGTGGAACAGGCTGCGGCGATAGCGGCCGCCGGTGGCCTGGGACTGACCGGCCAGGCCTGCACGGCCTCCTCGCGCGTTATCTGCACACCTGGGATCTACGAGGAGTTCGTAGCGGCCCTTGTCCGCAAGACCAATGAGTTTGTGCCGGGCAACGGCCTGGACGCTGGTGTGCGAATGGGTCCGGTGGTGAGTGAGACGCAGCTCGCTACAGACCTCAAGGCTCTGCAAAGCGTGCGTGACGCCGGCGGTGAGTTCGCTGCCGGTGGCAACGAAGCCGATGGACTGTTCCTTGCCCCCAGTGTGGTGACAGGGCTGCCCGACGATCACGAAGTCAACGTTGAGGAGGTCTTTGGCCCGCTCGTGAGCGTCCTCATGGCGAAGGATCTCGACGAGGCGATCGAGAAGGCGAACTCCACGAAGTACGGGCTCGCCGCCTCGATATGCACGACAAGCATAAGTAACGCCCAGCAGTTCATCGACAAAATCCAGGCCGGTGTCATCAAGGTCAACCGAGCGACAACCGGACTCGACCTCAACGTGCCGTTCGGCGGTGTAAAGGAGTCCTCAACGAACACGTTCCGCGAGCAGGGGCCTGTGGCGATCGACTTCTACACGTGGTCGAAGTCCGTGTATCTCGGCTGGGACTGA
- a CDS encoding dihydrodipicolinate synthase family protein gives MSVKVLDPGVWAVSPTPFSGNSLSIDESSLDRISAHYEAIGATGITVLGVLGEAASLDSEEKRVVLETVMDACDLPIVAGMVSRATAPVIEEARLAADVLGDRLAGVMVQVNSANVVAAADHLNMIHDATGLGIVVQDYPLVSGVHISAPALVQVVKAAQGVVAVKAESAPSPGVVGELAANLDVPVFGGLGGVNLIDELAFGAAGAMTGFSFTEGLLECVRGWNEGGFEAARAAYSPYLPLINFEAQRGINVGIRKEAIRRLGHFTDSSVRPPVQGLPDGLSPVLAQHLAALGAR, from the coding sequence GTGAGTGTCAAGGTTCTCGATCCAGGGGTCTGGGCAGTTTCGCCCACGCCGTTCAGCGGCAACTCGTTGAGTATTGACGAGAGCAGCCTCGACCGCATTTCGGCCCATTACGAGGCCATCGGTGCGACCGGCATCACCGTCCTCGGCGTTCTGGGTGAAGCCGCCAGCCTCGATAGCGAAGAAAAGCGAGTCGTGCTGGAAACTGTGATGGATGCGTGTGATCTGCCGATCGTCGCGGGTATGGTCTCGCGGGCCACGGCACCAGTGATCGAGGAAGCGCGACTCGCGGCCGACGTGCTCGGCGACAGACTCGCCGGCGTCATGGTCCAGGTGAACTCTGCCAATGTCGTGGCTGCGGCTGATCACCTCAATATGATTCACGACGCAACCGGCCTCGGGATCGTGGTCCAGGATTACCCGCTCGTTTCGGGTGTCCACATCTCGGCACCGGCTCTCGTTCAGGTGGTTAAGGCTGCTCAAGGCGTCGTGGCGGTCAAGGCCGAATCCGCACCGAGTCCCGGTGTTGTTGGTGAACTCGCGGCGAACCTTGATGTGCCGGTGTTTGGCGGTTTGGGCGGGGTCAACCTCATCGACGAACTCGCGTTCGGCGCGGCCGGGGCCATGACTGGCTTCTCGTTCACCGAGGGGCTCTTGGAATGCGTGCGGGGATGGAATGAGGGCGGCTTCGAGGCGGCGCGCGCCGCGTATTCGCCTTACCTTCCCCTGATCAACTTCGAGGCCCAGCGAGGCATCAACGTAGGCATCCGCAAGGAGGCAATCCGGCGCCTCGGGCACTTTACCGATTCTTCGGTTCGGCCCCCGGTCCAGGGCCTGCCCGACGGCCTTTCTCCCGTCCTCGCTCAGCATCTCGCCGCGCTCGGGGCACGGTAG
- a CDS encoding CaiB/BaiF CoA transferase family protein, with translation MTTLPLTGITVVDFTEVYLGPSCTQLLGDFGADVIKIERITGGDRTRDSLPDPDGLDNPIFLSVNRSKRSLCIDIRSDDGRAAVHEIIKNADVVVSNFRAGVMERLGFAYEALRQLNPGIIWASATGFGTEGPHKHKGGQDVIAQAYSGLMARKPSADIPTHVNPTGLCDYMSGMHMVQGILLALLHKERTGEGQRVEIRMYDSALHPQMQEAAMLKARGREVNWGTMPLTGVFATTDGELCLVGGFHRDPLPALARVLGLPEDALVRPEFADYDAMMANRSQLQGILADGFKAHNTEHWLARLEDEDLLCAPVNTLATTLEDEQTAVNKMVVSAEHTKLGEVKLLAAPIHLSTTPATYEQAPPMLGEHTDTILEEAGLSADRIAELRGAGIIR, from the coding sequence ATGACGACGCTGCCGCTCACCGGTATCACGGTCGTCGATTTCACCGAGGTGTATCTCGGCCCCTCCTGCACCCAGCTACTTGGCGACTTCGGCGCCGACGTCATCAAGATTGAACGGATCACCGGTGGTGATCGCACCCGCGACTCTCTGCCCGACCCAGACGGCCTCGACAACCCGATCTTCCTCAGCGTCAATCGGAGCAAGCGGAGTCTGTGCATCGACATCAGGTCCGACGACGGCCGCGCTGCCGTTCACGAGATCATCAAGAACGCCGACGTGGTGGTGAGCAATTTCCGCGCTGGCGTCATGGAGAGGCTCGGCTTCGCCTACGAAGCCCTTCGTCAGCTCAACCCGGGGATCATCTGGGCAAGCGCCACTGGCTTCGGCACAGAAGGGCCCCATAAGCACAAGGGAGGCCAGGACGTTATCGCGCAGGCCTACAGCGGCCTCATGGCGCGCAAACCCTCGGCTGACATTCCCACCCACGTCAACCCGACCGGCCTGTGCGACTACATGTCAGGAATGCACATGGTCCAGGGAATCCTGCTCGCCCTACTGCACAAGGAGCGTACTGGCGAGGGGCAGCGGGTCGAAATCCGCATGTATGACTCCGCGCTGCACCCGCAGATGCAAGAAGCTGCGATGCTCAAGGCGCGGGGGAGGGAAGTCAACTGGGGCACCATGCCACTGACCGGAGTGTTCGCAACGACCGACGGTGAACTTTGCCTCGTTGGCGGGTTCCATCGCGATCCCTTGCCGGCGCTCGCGCGCGTCTTGGGCCTGCCCGAGGATGCCCTCGTGCGCCCGGAGTTCGCCGATTACGACGCCATGATGGCGAACCGTTCTCAACTGCAGGGAATTCTTGCGGACGGATTCAAGGCGCACAACACCGAGCACTGGCTAGCGCGACTGGAGGATGAGGACCTCCTGTGCGCCCCGGTCAATACGCTTGCCACCACGCTCGAAGACGAGCAGACCGCGGTCAACAAGATGGTGGTCTCCGCGGAGCACACCAAACTCGGCGAGGTGAAACTTCTGGCCGCGCCGATTCATCTCTCTACAACGCCCGCCACGTACGAGCAGGCACCGCCCATGCTCGGCGAGCACACCGACACAATCCTCGAGGAGGCGGGCTTGTCTGCCGACAGGATCGCCGAACTGCGCGGCGCCGGCATCATCCGTTAA
- a CDS encoding FAD-dependent oxidoreductase codes for MDKLTVTVGAREVPVVAECDVVVVGGGPAGVSAAVAAARQGASVTLLERYAALGGLAAGGMVLVLDDMVNGSEITVTGIVSEYVERLEKMGLAVYPPEEDRYASEEMWNKWARYGAFDFHSHNKPKPICYAVAFDPDGWKRVSNDLVQEAGVDLRLHSWFSEPIVEDGVMKGVICETKAGPQATLAKVVIDATGDLDVASRTGASFVHDSYIVTLVFRLGGVDTDKAEAFEQANPRETRALNRTTKRILGGAWEMWWLKTPLPGIVWCNTPHMTGFDGADPASLTAAEFEARPRINEAVEYVKANYPGFENAYLLGVAEQIGVRQTRLLQGEYIVTKDDVGQRRYFDDTVARGRDYYYPYSSLVAKEIDQLLAPGRHYSATPDAQRMSREIPPCMAMGQAAGIAAALAAEAGVMVRDVDVQAIRTAMRAQGADPGDVPSPNATFPEKQGALR; via the coding sequence ATTGATAAACTGACCGTCACCGTGGGTGCGCGTGAGGTGCCCGTCGTTGCCGAATGCGACGTGGTCGTCGTGGGGGGGGGACCGGCAGGTGTGAGCGCGGCCGTTGCCGCCGCGCGCCAGGGCGCCTCTGTCACCCTCCTCGAGCGCTATGCGGCGCTCGGCGGCCTCGCCGCCGGCGGAATGGTGCTCGTGCTCGACGACATGGTGAACGGGTCCGAAATCACTGTTACCGGCATCGTCTCCGAGTACGTGGAGAGGCTCGAGAAGATGGGATTAGCGGTGTACCCGCCCGAGGAAGATCGCTACGCCTCGGAGGAGATGTGGAACAAATGGGCACGCTACGGCGCTTTTGACTTCCACTCGCATAACAAGCCGAAGCCGATCTGTTACGCCGTCGCCTTTGACCCCGATGGGTGGAAGCGCGTCTCGAACGACCTTGTTCAGGAGGCAGGCGTTGACCTGCGTTTGCACAGCTGGTTCTCCGAACCGATCGTGGAAGACGGCGTCATGAAGGGCGTCATCTGCGAGACGAAGGCAGGCCCCCAGGCAACTCTCGCCAAGGTGGTCATCGACGCGACCGGTGACCTCGACGTCGCATCTCGCACCGGCGCGAGCTTCGTCCACGATAGTTACATCGTTACGCTCGTGTTCCGCCTCGGCGGCGTTGACACCGACAAGGCCGAGGCGTTTGAACAGGCCAATCCACGGGAGACTCGCGCGCTCAACCGCACGACGAAGCGCATCCTCGGCGGCGCGTGGGAGATGTGGTGGCTCAAGACCCCGCTCCCGGGGATCGTCTGGTGCAACACCCCCCACATGACCGGCTTCGACGGAGCTGACCCCGCCTCACTGACGGCCGCTGAGTTTGAGGCGCGACCACGCATCAACGAGGCGGTGGAGTACGTCAAGGCGAACTATCCCGGCTTCGAGAATGCGTATCTGCTCGGCGTCGCGGAGCAGATCGGTGTCCGGCAAACTCGACTGCTCCAAGGCGAGTACATCGTGACGAAGGATGACGTGGGGCAGCGCCGCTACTTCGACGACACAGTCGCCCGTGGCAGGGACTACTACTACCCGTACAGCTCTCTCGTGGCCAAGGAGATCGACCAGTTGCTCGCTCCCGGCCGCCACTACTCGGCCACACCTGACGCGCAGCGTATGTCACGCGAGATCCCGCCGTGCATGGCCATGGGTCAGGCCGCCGGTATCGCGGCTGCCCTCGCAGCTGAAGCCGGCGTCATGGTGCGCGACGTCGACGTTCAAGCGATCCGGACCGCAATGCGGGCCCAGGGTGCCGACCCGGGCGACGTCCCCTCACCAAACGCAACATTTCCTGAGAAGCAAGGAGCCCTGAGATGA
- a CDS encoding enoyl-CoA hydratase-related protein, producing the protein MTTHEESGVRVEIFDRVATVTIDRPHVLNAVDDAAQTRLSEVWGELQENDDVWVVVLTGAGERSFCSGSDMSAGAQARSNLEFWAGANPDGYCGLTLRDSFTKPVIARVNGYALGGGMELVNGCDIVIAADSAVFGLVEPRVGRLAFDGTILMTRRMPYTTAMGMLLTGRKASAEEMRAAGLVNEVVPLAELDDAVDRWVQQILGCAPTSVRAIKEIARLTSHMPPRQAARQYLPSFDALFSSGNADEGVQAFREKRSPSWSYS; encoded by the coding sequence ATGACAACTCACGAGGAGAGCGGCGTCCGCGTCGAGATTTTTGATCGCGTCGCAACCGTTACGATCGATCGACCTCACGTGCTGAACGCCGTCGACGACGCTGCGCAGACACGATTGTCCGAGGTGTGGGGAGAGCTCCAGGAAAACGACGACGTCTGGGTTGTGGTCCTCACCGGTGCCGGAGAGCGTTCGTTCTGCTCTGGGTCGGACATGTCAGCGGGCGCACAAGCGAGGTCGAACCTCGAATTCTGGGCTGGCGCGAACCCCGACGGCTACTGCGGCCTCACACTCCGTGATTCGTTCACGAAGCCCGTCATTGCTCGTGTCAATGGATACGCGCTCGGCGGTGGTATGGAGCTCGTGAACGGCTGTGACATCGTCATTGCGGCCGATTCCGCGGTGTTCGGCCTCGTTGAACCCCGAGTCGGCCGACTGGCGTTCGACGGCACTATCCTCATGACCCGTCGGATGCCCTACACAACTGCGATGGGCATGCTGCTTACCGGCCGGAAGGCGAGCGCCGAAGAGATGCGTGCCGCTGGCCTCGTTAACGAAGTTGTGCCGCTCGCAGAACTCGATGACGCCGTGGACCGCTGGGTGCAGCAGATCCTTGGATGCGCTCCCACCTCCGTGCGCGCCATCAAGGAGATCGCGCGGCTCACATCACACATGCCTCCCCGCCAAGCTGCACGGCAGTATCTGCCGTCGTTCGACGCCCTGTTCAGTTCGGGAAATGCCGACGAGGGCGTACAGGCGTTTCGTGAGAAGCGCAGCCCTAGCTGGTCCTATTCGTAA
- a CDS encoding CaiB/BaiF CoA transferase family protein, whose product MHMLPLSGIRVLDFSQALAGPVATQVLADFGADVIKVERPGSGDLSRFSTMDVNDLNNPVFASMNRNKRSIAIDLRSEPGKALVRRLVSEVDVVVNNFRPGVMERLGFSYEELRNINPRLIYGATTGFGSSGPYQHKGGQEVLAQGFTGVMARRPDESVPYAVYSTCYADFMTAMIFAQGILLALLARDRNGVGQEVHTSLYETLLGLQLQEAAMLMTRNEELNWGAMPHTIVAPTTDGAVVFTGAFKRNPLQEICAAIGMRDLTEEPRFEDVENQTKNRVELQSLIKDHMRGESTATWIERLEAHDILCAPVRELSEALEDPQTQHNETVITYHDDQGTEVRSVAHPLHLRATPAQMRYPVPSLGANGAEILAEFGLSELEIASLYRDGVVV is encoded by the coding sequence ATGCACATGCTTCCGTTAAGTGGAATCCGCGTTCTCGATTTCAGCCAAGCACTGGCGGGCCCGGTTGCCACTCAAGTGCTGGCCGACTTTGGGGCCGATGTCATCAAGGTCGAGCGACCCGGGTCCGGTGATTTGTCGCGGTTCTCCACGATGGACGTCAACGACCTCAACAATCCGGTGTTTGCGAGCATGAACCGCAATAAGCGCAGCATTGCCATTGATCTGCGGTCCGAACCCGGTAAGGCTCTTGTGCGCCGACTCGTATCGGAGGTCGACGTAGTAGTGAACAATTTCCGACCTGGCGTCATGGAACGCTTGGGATTTTCCTACGAGGAACTCAGGAACATTAACCCGCGCCTTATCTATGGCGCGACAACGGGCTTCGGCAGCAGCGGGCCATACCAGCACAAGGGTGGCCAGGAGGTCCTTGCTCAAGGATTTACGGGCGTCATGGCCCGGCGTCCGGACGAGTCAGTGCCCTACGCCGTGTACTCCACGTGTTACGCGGACTTCATGACGGCAATGATTTTCGCCCAAGGCATCTTGTTGGCGCTGCTAGCCCGCGATCGAAACGGCGTTGGTCAGGAGGTTCACACGAGCCTTTACGAGACATTGCTCGGCTTGCAGTTGCAGGAAGCCGCGATGCTTATGACACGCAACGAGGAACTCAATTGGGGCGCGATGCCGCATACCATCGTTGCGCCCACCACGGACGGTGCCGTCGTCTTCACCGGGGCCTTCAAGCGGAACCCGCTACAGGAAATCTGCGCGGCGATCGGTATGCGTGACCTCACCGAAGAGCCACGGTTCGAAGACGTCGAGAACCAAACGAAGAATCGTGTGGAGCTGCAAAGCCTCATCAAGGACCACATGCGGGGCGAAAGCACCGCGACCTGGATCGAACGACTCGAGGCGCACGACATCCTGTGTGCACCGGTGCGTGAACTCAGCGAGGCCCTCGAAGATCCACAGACGCAGCACAACGAAACGGTCATCACCTACCACGATGATCAAGGCACAGAGGTCCGCTCCGTTGCACACCCTCTGCACTTGCGGGCGACGCCCGCCCAGATGCGATACCCCGTGCCTTCGCTCGGCGCCAACGGCGCAGAAATCCTTGCCGAGTTTGGTCTCTCCGAACTTGAAATCGCGAGCCTATATAGGGACGGAGTAGTGGTATGA
- a CDS encoding MaoC family dehydratase: MTLTPEDIIAAEGYTLTRTVSESDIYQFAGITGDLSRYHTDEEFMKRSPYGGRVAHGVLILGLVSTASTRFWEKLDFAGMGISLGYDRVRFVNGVLIGDTLTAHYKVTQWLPERSRFHAQAVVTNQNGGVCLSATHVTKAFNQTIDAAENGQRS, from the coding sequence GTGACTCTGACGCCAGAGGACATCATTGCCGCAGAAGGATACACGCTCACCCGGACGGTCAGTGAATCGGATATCTATCAGTTTGCCGGAATCACAGGTGACCTATCTCGATATCACACCGATGAGGAGTTTATGAAGCGGTCACCCTACGGTGGCCGCGTCGCGCACGGCGTCCTCATCCTCGGCCTCGTCTCTACCGCGTCAACCCGTTTCTGGGAGAAGCTCGACTTCGCCGGCATGGGCATCTCGCTCGGCTACGACAGGGTCCGATTCGTCAACGGCGTGCTTATCGGAGACACGCTGACCGCCCACTACAAGGTCACTCAATGGCTACCGGAACGGTCTCGCTTCCATGCCCAAGCCGTTGTAACGAATCAAAATGGCGGCGTGTGTCTCTCAGCCACGCATGTAACTAAGGCATTCAACCAAACAATCGATGCCGCAGAGAACGGGCAGAGGTCATAA
- a CDS encoding ABC transporter permease, translating into MTTITHKHRTETLESQAKRKPVNKATPYLVGIGIIILWQLTVVILRVPEYVVPTPTRVAAAFVENADILWRNLQPTVIESLAGFVIGNVVAFVFAVIFVHSKTINGALMPIAVFVQTIPIIAIAPILVILLGTGYSSKIVIAALISFFPTLVNSVRGLNAVNDRELELMRILSATRWEIFTRVRLYACVPYLFSALRITATSAVIGAIVAEWVGSQAGLGYLIIQTTFNYQVPLLYATMILSSLYALLLFGLVGLVEKRVVYWKATQ; encoded by the coding sequence ATGACGACCATCACTCACAAACACCGTACGGAAACTCTGGAATCGCAGGCGAAGCGAAAGCCGGTCAACAAGGCTACGCCGTACCTCGTGGGCATCGGTATCATCATCCTCTGGCAGCTCACCGTCGTCATTTTGAGAGTTCCCGAGTATGTCGTGCCGACGCCGACTCGCGTGGCCGCGGCGTTCGTTGAGAACGCCGATATCCTGTGGCGGAACCTGCAACCCACGGTCATTGAATCGCTTGCCGGATTCGTAATCGGTAACGTCGTCGCATTCGTGTTTGCGGTGATCTTCGTGCATTCGAAAACAATAAACGGTGCGCTCATGCCGATCGCCGTGTTCGTCCAGACGATCCCGATCATCGCGATCGCGCCGATTCTTGTGATCCTGCTCGGCACGGGCTACTCCTCGAAGATTGTCATCGCGGCGCTGATCTCGTTCTTCCCGACCTTGGTGAACTCGGTTCGTGGCTTGAACGCGGTCAATGATCGCGAGCTGGAGCTCATGCGCATCCTTTCGGCGACTCGCTGGGAGATCTTCACCCGAGTCCGTCTGTACGCGTGCGTGCCCTATCTCTTCTCGGCGCTTCGAATCACGGCAACATCCGCTGTGATCGGCGCGATCGTCGCAGAGTGGGTGGGCTCTCAGGCAGGGCTCGGATACCTCATCATCCAAACCACCTTCAATTATCAGGTGCCGCTCCTCTACGCAACAATGATTCTCAGTTCGTTATACGCCCTGCTCCTTTTCGGGCTCGTGGGCTTGGTCGAAAAGAGAGTCGTGTATTGGAAGGCGACACAATGA
- a CDS encoding ABC transporter ATP-binding protein: protein MIAMTSTKASDIDMSIAPLNAVELDGVSVTFSTDRGEVNALAGITHNLTAGGFTSLIGPSGCGKSTLLRVVADLIAPTAGRATVLDDTPHNAREHRKIGFVFQDSTLLPWRTALQNVSLPLEVGPKNQVTPTRSPKELLELVGLGGRENAYPHELSGGMRQRVAIARALVTDPAILLMDEPFGALDEITRDRLNEELLRIWESTGTTVVFVTHSIAEAVFLSEEVVVLKAHPGRLHEVVDIDLGYPRGPHTRVEPNFSELCSQLRMLLESA from the coding sequence ATGATCGCCATGACCTCGACGAAAGCATCAGACATCGACATGAGTATCGCACCGTTGAATGCCGTGGAATTGGATGGGGTCTCGGTCACCTTCAGCACCGACCGCGGTGAAGTGAATGCGCTCGCTGGCATCACTCACAACCTGACGGCCGGTGGGTTCACTTCCTTGATCGGCCCGTCAGGGTGTGGCAAGTCGACTCTCCTCCGAGTCGTAGCCGACCTAATCGCACCGACGGCCGGTAGGGCCACTGTTCTCGATGACACTCCGCACAACGCCCGTGAGCATCGAAAGATCGGGTTCGTCTTTCAGGACTCGACACTGTTGCCCTGGCGCACCGCCCTGCAGAACGTCTCTTTACCACTCGAAGTGGGCCCCAAGAATCAAGTCACTCCAACGAGGTCCCCAAAGGAACTCCTTGAACTTGTGGGGCTCGGCGGCCGCGAGAACGCTTACCCCCATGAACTGTCCGGCGGCATGCGGCAGCGAGTCGCAATTGCCCGCGCCCTAGTCACCGACCCGGCCATCCTGCTCATGGATGAACCTTTTGGCGCCCTCGATGAGATCACGCGGGACCGCCTCAATGAGGAACTCTTGCGAATCTGGGAAAGCACTGGCACCACGGTCGTCTTCGTCACGCACAGCATCGCGGAAGCGGTATTCCTCTCCGAGGAGGTTGTAGTCCTAAAGGCCCACCCGGGTCGCTTGCATGAGGTTGTCGATATCGATCTTGGCTATCCCCGCGGACCGCATACCCGCGTCGAGCCAAACTTCAGCGAGCTCTGCAGCCAACTTCGCATGCTATTGGAGAGCGCGTGA
- a CDS encoding ABC transporter substrate-binding protein, whose translation MNVQNRKAGFSRRGFLQAGGLLGGAFLLGTTVACSSDPSSTSPGATDPNSSDSQQLKAIDLQLSWLGNAQVLGDAVALKKGFYAENGLKVTMKEGGPNADPPGLIASGSSPAGYVSSSPLHMTAVSAGVSVKAYGVNLQQHPWAFISMKDNPIRTPEDLIGKRIGTQPTGGVLVDAVLAKHGISRDQIEIVGVGSDTAPLASGQVDAWTGWTVNYGQLQPLGNNYETMRIWDIGIQLYAGVLLANASVVEEDPEMLAGILSATAKGWRYARDNHDEAIEILKETFPNIDPKIESESAKLVMDIVFTDETEENGWGQMARDNWENQIRIYDELGQFEKGAPNVDDVMTLEILERTVEERSTSA comes from the coding sequence ATGAACGTTCAGAACCGCAAGGCAGGCTTCAGCCGCCGGGGCTTTCTCCAGGCCGGAGGACTCCTGGGCGGAGCATTTCTACTTGGTACCACCGTCGCGTGCTCCTCAGATCCCTCTTCCACGTCGCCGGGAGCCACGGATCCGAACAGTTCGGACTCGCAGCAACTCAAGGCGATTGACCTACAGCTCTCTTGGCTCGGTAACGCTCAGGTCCTTGGTGACGCAGTCGCACTAAAGAAAGGCTTCTACGCCGAGAACGGACTTAAGGTCACGATGAAGGAGGGTGGGCCCAACGCCGACCCGCCCGGCCTCATCGCCTCCGGCAGCTCCCCAGCCGGATACGTCTCCTCCAGCCCGTTGCACATGACCGCGGTGAGCGCGGGAGTTTCGGTCAAGGCATACGGTGTGAACCTGCAGCAGCACCCGTGGGCCTTCATCTCCATGAAGGACAATCCGATCCGCACTCCCGAGGACCTCATCGGAAAGCGGATCGGCACCCAGCCCACCGGTGGCGTGCTCGTCGACGCGGTGCTCGCAAAGCACGGCATCAGCCGCGATCAAATCGAGATTGTTGGCGTAGGGAGTGACACCGCCCCGCTCGCGTCCGGTCAGGTCGACGCCTGGACCGGATGGACCGTGAACTACGGCCAGCTGCAGCCCCTGGGAAACAACTACGAGACCATGCGGATCTGGGACATCGGAATCCAACTTTACGCCGGCGTCCTCCTTGCCAACGCCTCGGTTGTTGAAGAGGATCCAGAGATGCTCGCGGGAATTCTTTCCGCGACAGCCAAGGGCTGGCGCTACGCCCGCGATAACCACGACGAGGCAATTGAGATCCTCAAGGAAACGTTCCCGAACATCGACCCAAAGATCGAGTCGGAGTCCGCCAAACTCGTTATGGATATTGTCTTCACCGACGAGACCGAAGAAAACGGCTGGGGCCAGATGGCACGCGACAACTGGGAGAACCAGATACGCATCTATGACGAGCTTGGTCAGTTTGAGAAGGGCGCCCCTAATGTCGACGACGTCATGACGCTCGAGATCCTCGAGCGGACGGTCGAGGAGCGCAGCACGTCCGCATGA